The nucleotide window ACAAACATTGTTGCGGAAATGAGGGGCTTCTTTTGTAATGCGCTGTGTGTGGTATGAATAAAAATGGAAAATTTTCCAGGATTCTTTTTAATCCCCTTTACTTTTATGTTATAATTATATATGAAAATAAAG belongs to Isachenkonia alkalipeptolytica and includes:
- a CDS encoding Tm-1-like ATP-binding domain-containing protein, whose translation is FIFIYNYNIKVKGIKKNPGKFSIFIHTTHSALQKKPLISATMFVVTTPCEDTAGEYVQIVYTDFIKQTHGSF